A region of Culicoides brevitarsis isolate CSIRO-B50_1 chromosome 1, AGI_CSIRO_Cbre_v1, whole genome shotgun sequence DNA encodes the following proteins:
- the LOC134834680 gene encoding vacuolar protein sorting-associated protein 33A yields MFPHLFSSGRGVNIQSLQEAAIKELSSLLERCEGTKAIVWDESLAGPVGLIAKYTFLKDHGVLKMFALNDGNLPEIDVKNVIFITRPSLKLMDVIAATIHNEERRKRVMKKDFYLYFLPRKSLLCEKQLQNKGVYGSISYVGELQIEFFPVDKDLISMEVKDGYKELYIEGDLTCLHQSALGLVTLQKLYGRIPKIYGKGKYAQNLWELTKTLSIDSSFISSEKGSIDQLIIIDRSIDLMSVLATQLTYEGLIDELFGINNTTAYFPADKFAKQEENNIPAVQTADRKPIILNSGEKLYAEIRDKNFNAVGTQLSNSAKRIAAQLEERHAEKSVQEMKKFVEQLPEVLAQKNSLAIHTAIAEMIKEKTSTPEFFDELNCEQDFMLCTDVDKVSNFIEDLIAKKAPLRTVLRLICIQCIAGSGLKQKVLDYYKREIVQTYGIETLLTLGNLERAGLLKIQSGSRSYAVLRKTLKLTVEDSDEIRPKDISYVHLLYAPLSIRIVENILKPAGWQGMRDILNEIPGPSFEDNNFAVGLSGARRGSMTSEVSSISDTNRVVLIFFLGGCTSAEVAALRFIASQEDNNVEFVIATTKLVNKNSFLDCFIEE; encoded by the coding sequence gcGATCGTTTGGGACGAAAGTCTCGCCGGTCCTGTGGGTCTCATCGCCAAATATACCTTCCTGAAAGATCATGGAGTGCTCAAGATGTTTGCTTTAAATGACGGAAACTTACCGGAAATCGatgttaaaaatgtaattttcatCACGCGCCCCTCCCTGAAGCTCATGGATGTCATCGCAGCCACAATTCACAACGAAGAGCGTCGCAAACGCGTCATGAAGAAGGATTTTTATCTCTATTTCCTGCCTCGCAAGTCACTTTTGTGCGAAAAACAACTGCAAAATAAGGGCGTTTACGGGAGCATCAGTTACGTGGGCGAACTTCAAATCGAATTTTTCCCCGTCGACAAGGACTTGATCTCGATGGAGGTGAAAGACGGCTACAAAGAGCTCTATATCGAAGGCGATTTGACGTGTCTTCATCAGTCAGCGTTGGGACTCGTGACACTCCAAAAACTCTACGGACGCATTCCGAAAATCTACGGCAAGGGAAAATACGCCCAAAATTTGTGGGAACTCACGAAAACGTTGAGTATCGATTCGTCGTTCATCAGCAGCGAAAAGGGATCGATCGATCAACTCATCATTATCGACCGTAGCATCGATTTGATGTCAGTTCTTGCCACGCAGCTCACCTACGAAGGCTTAATTGACGAGTTATTTGGCATTAACAACACGACGGCGTACTTTCCGGCAGATAAATTCGCAAAACAGGAAGAAAATAACATTCCCGCAGTCCAAACTGCCGACCGAAAACCGATAATTTTGAATTCCGGCGAGAAACTTTACGCGGAAATTCGAGATAAGAATTTTAACGCTGTCGGCACGCAACTTTCGAACAGTGCGAAACGCATCGCTGCCCAGCTGGAGGAACGACATGCCGAAAAAAGTGTtcaggaaatgaaaaaattcgtcGAACAACTGCCGGAAGTGTTGGCGCAAAAAAATTCGCTGGCAATCCACACAGCAATTGCGGAAATgatcaaagaaaaaacttcGACGCCCGAATTTTTCGACGAATTAAATTGCGAACAGGATTTCATGCTGTGCACGGATGTCGATAAAGTGAGTAATTTTATCGAAGATTTGATCGCGAAAAAGGCGCCACTGAGAACAGTCCTCAGACTTATTTGCATTCAATGCATCGCGGGATCGGGATTGAAGCAAAAAGTTTTGGACTATTACAAGAGAGAAATTGTTCAAACGTACGGCATTGAGACACTTTTGACCTTGGGCAATCTCGAACGAGCTGgattattgaaaattcagtCGGGATCGCGTTCGTATGCGGTTCTGCGGAAGACTTTGAAACTCACTGTCGAAGACAGCGACGAAATTCGACCGAAAGACATCAGTTACGTGCATTTACTTTACGCCCCGTTGTCCATAAGGATcgtggaaaatattttgaaacccGCAGGATGGCAGGGAATGCGagatattttgaatgaaattccgGGACCATCGTTTGAAGACAATAATTTTGCGGTTGGATTGTCGGGAGCACGACGAGGTTCCATGACGAGTGAAGTTTCGTCGATTTCAGACACGAATAGGGtcgttttgatatttttcctgGGGGGATGCACGTCGGCGGAAGTAGCAGCATTGAGATTTATCGCTTCGCAAGAAGATAATAATGTGGAATTTGTGATTGCGACGACGAAATTGgtgaataaaaatagttttttggaTTGTTTtattgaggagtaa
- the LOC134836742 gene encoding calcium load-activated calcium channel: protein MWSDTLLIVFISVCTAFLGEGLTWLMVYRTEKYQKIKTEVERQSKKLEKRKETHGDTLDKQQKKKIERDEERLKNNNRDLSLVKMKSMFATGFAFTALLSMFNSIFDGRVVAKLPFIPLSFIQGLSHRNLAGEDYTECSFIFLYILCTMSIRQNIQKMLGFAPSRAASKQGGGLFGQQPGQGFK from the exons atgtgGTCAGATACTCTGCTAATCGTTTTTATCTCCGTTTGTACGGCATTTTTGGGAGAAg GTCTGACTTGGCTAATGGTTTATCGcactgaaaaatatcaaaagataAAAACGGAGGTTGAGCGTCAAAGTAAGAAACTAGAAAAACGCAAGGAGACTCATGGCGACACTTTGgataaacaacaaaagaagaaaatcgaaCGAGATGAAGAACGTCTCAAGAACAACAATCGCGATTTGTCACTTGTGAAAATGAAGTCGATGTTTGCCACGGGTTTTGCCTTTACGGCTCTCCTATCGATGTTTAACAGCATTTTCGATGGTCGTGTTGTTGCCAAACTTCCGTTTATTCCTCTTTCATTCATCCAAGGACTGAGTCACAGAAATTTGGCTGGCGAGGATTACACCGAAtgctcatttatatttttgtacatcCTTTGCACAATGTCAATCCGtcaaaatatccaaaaaatgCTCGGATTTGCTCCAAGTAGGGCAGCAAGCAAGCAAGGCGGGGGTTTGTTTGGACAACAACCGGGACAAGGATTCAAATGA
- the LOC134836800 gene encoding THO complex subunit 2, which produces MSPGVDWNGEFDRNGRQEFLKHVKQLLRDDAHFLYDKSDQREGGVSRCIYQLVSACTKRQIKLDAALNILTELAYLNHDMPSVILDVFGILDAETSLQTDTDERHLFCQIVKEAENVLSENLLKERMEIDTLQDVGTVKNRQFYTRFIKVKTKLYYKQRRFNLFREESEGYAKLITELNQEANEQFTVQNALEIIKSLIGCFNLDPNRVLDIIIESFEMHPNNYKLFTPLLQNYVNDGNTVCEVLGYKYRHFSDSKTPDSLFKVTALLLQHGVFELDSIYSWLGPDDAKLSTEWKQEMTEAKEYVRKLNIVSINKEKEAEPDEEKFTNTDKYAQNQKWRLCEALLDIGDYENALKLMKKLPDHSVMVNEPIAKALAKLINIVIEPIYRLKCSIVPNVQSRRAPGDHLIQLPLVTSVSKLKQHAFPMFIALGPSLHYDPILLHKLIRLMTVILNDMNVDSSVGPPFSDAENESLYYDILTLLDVAVLPALSYMDCNCCLAEEIWDVVKLFPYQFRYSLYGRWKNDTFQIHPKLIRRRGLAQKQIKAIMKRVSKENVKPVARQIGKLSHCSPGFLFEYILLQIQIYDNLIGPVVDSLKYLSSLSFDVLGYCLTETLAQADRARLENDGTSLSLWLQSLASFCGAIFKKYNIELNGLLQYVANQLKGQKSLDLLILKEIVQKMTGIEAAEEMTVDQVRAMCGGEILRGEAGYFAQVRNTKKSSQRLKDALASNDLAVALALLIAQQKHCVIYRETTHSHLKLVGKLYDQCQDTLVQFGTFLGSNYSVEEYIERLPSIHAMLQEYHIHADVAFFLARPMFAHAINQKYDQLRKSDPNAKKLTTAQKLSKYLEATQAVMAPVVASVHPLHTPKVWEDISPQFLCTFWSLSMYDLQVPGDAYTKEIQKLKLQSLAIMDNKDSNASKNKKEQERFIALMEKLSDERKKQQEHVDKILHRLNHEKDTWFPSRSFKSAKNETITQFLQLCLFPRCSFTALDALYCAKFVQIIHSLKTTNFSTLLCYDRIFCDITFSVTSCTENEATRYGRFLCAMLETIMRWHMDEATFNKECSLYPGFVTKFRVSNQFSEANDHVGYENYRHVCHKWHYKITKSLVFCLDSKDYMQIRNSLIILMKILPHFPVLSKLSQIIEKKVEKVREEEKNKRQDLFILASSYIGQLKAKSSQMMRESDFHQVAEKPQAQKTAEETAAKVSEQKSAPLVVKKEEPQPTPVPLKESKSSEKKIIRISKPQEATPDVVVIEPHRERDKESRHDRDEASSREASVASNVSAKHSSKDLKRAEKAREKEREDELRKRDKERRKNKRATSPSNYDSNYYRNDPDVAIYEERTERGRDRERNNDNRQERDLSSVSNSSQGSIPPRARSMEPPEQIPELRESKRRKIEVVSSKKGSLSQGSVIQIPSSEGNGKREKSAKTAKRDKSDEAKELRREKKRSRKDDEVVVVEKRSRNKNDDEKQHKNGAESPSRGSKHRYETREMSPDDRYEHETRSEKTYKSRTRSGY; this is translated from the exons ATGTCGCCTGGCGTGGATTGGAATGGCGAGTTTGACCGAAATGGGCGTCAAGAGTTCCTGAAACACGTGAAGCAATTGCTGCGAGACGACGCGCATTTCCTCTACGACAAATCGGATCAGCGGGAAGGCGGCGTTTCGCGATGCATCTATCAATTGGTGTCGGCTTGCACGAAGCGTCAGATAAAATTGGATGCCGCCTTGAACATTCTCACAGAGCTGGCGTACTTGAATCACGACATGCCGAGCGTAATTCTCGATGTTTTTGGGATTTTGGATGCTGAAACGTCACTCCAAACGGATACCGACGAGAGACATTTGTTCTGCCAGATCGTGAAGGAAGCGGAAAATGTCTTGAgcgaaaatttgctgaaagAGCGCATGGAGATCGATACTTTGCAAGATGTGGGCACCGTGAAAAATCGTCAATTCTATACGCGCTTCATCAAGGTCAAGACAAAATTGTATTACAAACAGCGCCGTTTCAACTTGTTCCGCGAGGAGAGCGAAGGCTATGCCAAACTCATCACAGAGCTGAATCAGGAAGCAAACGAGCAATTTACGGTCCAAAATGCCTTggaaatcatcaaatctctCATCGGCTGTTTCAATTTAGACCCAAATCGCGTCCTCGACATCATCATTGAATCTTTCGAGATGCACCCGAACAACTACAAACTCTTCACGCCCCTTTTGCAGAACTACGTGAACGACGGAAACACCGTTTGCGAGGTCCTCGGATACAAATATCGCCATTTTTCCGATTCCAAGACGCCTGATTCGCTTTTCAAGGTCACCGCATTGCTCCTACAGCACGGCGTCTTCGAGTTAGACTCGATTTACTCCTGGCTTGGGCCCGATGACGCCAAATTATCGACAGAATGGAAGCAGGAAATGACCGAGGCGAAAGAATACGTGCGAAAATTGAACATTGTGTCGATTAACAAGGAAAAAGAAGCTGAACCGGATGAGGAAAAGTTCACAAATACCGATAAATACgcgcaaaatcaaaaatggcgCTTGTGTGAAGCCCTTTTGGACATTGGTGACTACGAAAATGCcttgaaattgatgaaaaagctGCCGGATCACTCGGTTATGGTCAATGAGCCCATCGCTAAAGCACTTGCGAAGCTAATTAACATCGTAATTGAGCCAATTTACCGTTTAAAGTGCTCCATCGTGCCGAATGTGCAAAGTAGACGTGCGCCAGGCGATCATTTAATCCAATTGCCACTCGTGACGTCAGTTTCCAAGTTAAAACAACACGCATTCCCGATGTTTATCGCCCTTGGACCATCATTACACTACGATCCGATCCTCTTGCACAAGTTAATTCGCTTGATGACCGTCATTTTGAACGACATGAATGTCGATAGCAGTGTGGGACCTCCTTTTAGCGATGCCGAGAACGAATCTTTGTACTATGACATCCTCACGCTACTTGATGTCGCTGTTTTGCCCGCGCTTTCGTACATGGACTGCAATTGTTGTCTCGCCGAGGAGATTTGGGACGTCGTAAAATTATTTCCCTACCAATTTCGGTACAGCTTATATGGGCGCTGGAAGAACGACACGTTCCAAATTCACCCGAAACTCATCCGGAGACGCGGTTTGgcgcaaaaacaaataaaagccATCATGAAACGCGTTTCCAAGGAAAATGTGAAGCCCGTGGCGCGTCAAATTGGAAAATTATCACATTGCTCTCCCGGATTTTTGTTCGAATATATTTTGTTGCAGATCcaaatttatgacaatttaATAGGGCCCGTTGTGGATTCCTTAAAATACCTGTCGTCGCTCAGTTTTGACGTCCTCGGATACTGTTTGACTGAAACTTTGGCGCAGGCGGATCGTGCAAGGCTTGAAAATGATGGGACAAGTCTCTCGTTGTGGCTTCAGAGTTTGGCGAGTTTTTGCGGagcgattttcaaaaagtACAATATCGAGCTTAATGGACTCTTGCAGTACGTGGCGAACCAGTTGAAAGGGCAAAAATCCCTGGATTTGCtcattttgaaggaaattgtgcaaaaaatgaCCGGGATTGAAGCGGCAGAGGAAATGACAGTTGATCAAGTTCGAGCCATGTGCGGAGGCGAAATTTTACGTGGAGAAGCCGGGTACTTTGCGCAAGTGCGGAATACGAAAAAATCATCGCAGCGACTCAAAGATGCGTTAGCAAGTAATGACCTCGCCGTTGCCCTGGCCTTGTTGATTGCGCAACAGAAACACTGCGTAATTTATCGCGAAACGACCCACAGTCACTTGAAGCTCGTCGGGAAGCTTTATGATCAGTGTCAAGATACGCTCGTGCAATTTGGGACATTTTTGGGGTCAAATTACTCCGTGGAAGAGTATATCGAACGTTTGCCGTCGATTCATGCGATGCTCCAAGAATATCACATCCATGCCGATGTCGCCTTTTTCCTCGCGAGACCCATGTTTGCCCATGCCATCAACCAAAAATACGATCAGCTGCGGAAAAGTGACCCAAATGCGAAAAAACTCACCACGGcgcaaaaattatcgaaatattTGGAAGCAACGCAGGCAGTTATGGCACCTGTTGTTGCCTCAGTGCATCCATTGCACACGCCAAAAGTGTGGGAAGACATCAGTCCGCAATTTTTGTGCACTTTTTGGTCTCTCAGCATGTACGATTTGCAAGTCCCGGGCGATGCGTACACCAAAGAGATCCAAAAACTCAAGTTACAGTCACTTGCGATCATGGACAACAAAGATTCGAATGCCTCGAAGAACAAAAAGGAGCAGGAACGGTTCATCGCTCTCATGGAAAAGCTCTCGGACGAGCGAAAGAAGCAACAAGAACACGTCGACAAGATCTTGCATCGCTTAAATCACGAAAAAGACACTTGGTTTCCGTCGCGGTCCTTTAAATCCGCCAAAAATGAGACAATAACGCAATTTTTGCAACTTTGTCTCTTTCCGCGATGCAGTTTTACGGCTCTCGATGCGCTTTATTGCGCCAAATTCGTGCAAATTATCCACAGTTTGAAGACAACGAATTTTTCGACGTTACTTTGTTACGACAGAATTTTTTGCGACATCACTTTTAGCGTGACTTCGTGCACGGAGAACGAAGCAACGCGTTACGGGAGATTCCTCTGTGCGATGCTCGAAACAATTATGCGATGGCACATGGATGAGGCGACGTTCAATAAGGAATGTTCGTTGTATCCGGGTTTTGTGACGAAATTTCGAGTTAGTAATCAGTTTTCGGAGGCGAATGATCACGTGGGCTACGAGAATTATCGACATGTGTGTCATAAGTGGCATTATAAGATAACAAAGTCGTTAGTTTTTTGTCTGGATTCGAAGGATTACATGCAGATAAGGAATTCGTtgattattttgatgaaaattttgccaCATTTTCCCGTTTTGAGTAAATTATCACAAATTATTGAGAAGAAAGTGGAGAAG gttcgtgaagaagaaaagaacaaACGACAAGATTTATTCATCCTTGCCTCAAGCTACATTGGACAACTCAAAGCGAAATCCAGCCAAATGATGCGCGAAAGTGATTTCCATCAAGTTGCCGAGAAACCACAAGCTCAAAAAACCGCCGAAGAAACCGCCGCAAAAGTGTCTGAACAAAAATCCGCTCCGCTTGTCGTGAAAAAAGAGGAACCGCAACCCACGCCAGTCCCCTTAAAAGAATCAAAATCctctgagaaaaaaatcatccgcATTTCCAAGCCGCAAGAAGCCACACCCGACGTCGTTGTCATCGAACCGCATCGCGAACGCGACAAAGAATCGCGTCACGATCGCGACGAAGCAAGTTCGCGCGAAGCCAGTGTCGCGAGCAACGTTAGCGCCAAACATTCGAGCAAAGATCTAAAACGCGCGGAAAAAGCGCGCGAAAAGGAACGCGAAGACGAGTTACGGAAACGCGACAAGGaacgcagaaaaaataaacgagcAACGAGTCCGTCGAATTACGACTCGAACTACTATCGCAACGATCCGGATGTCGCCATTTACGAAGAACGCACGGAACGCGGCCGAGATCGCGAACGAAACAACGATAATCGGCAAGAACGCGACTTGAGCAGCGTCAGTAATTCCAGTCAAGGCTCGATCCCACCGAGAGCACGCAGCATGGAGCCGCCCGAGCAAATTCCGGAGCTTCGTGAATCGAAGAGACGCAAAATCGAGGTTGTGAGTTCGAAGAAGGGCAGTTTGTCGCAAGGCAGTGTGATACAAATCCCGTCGTCGGAGGGCAATGGCAAGCGCGAAAAGTCCGCAAAAACCGCAAAGAGAGACAAGTCTGACGAGGCGAAGGAGTTGCGACGCGAAAAGAAACGTTCGCGCAAAGACGACGAAGTTGTGGTGGTCGAGAAACGTTCACGGAACAAAAATGACGACGAGAAGCAGCACAAAAATGGCGCCGAAAGCCCGTCGAGAGGAAGCAAACATCGGTATGAGACACGAGAAATGTCGCCGGATGATCGTTACGAACACGAGACACGCAGCGAGAAGACCTACAAGAGCAGAACTCGATCCGGATATTAA